A window from Hymenobacter volaticus encodes these proteins:
- a CDS encoding acetyl-CoA C-acyltransferase produces MQIKEVVIVAAVRTPIGSFGGSLASLSATELGAIALKGALEKAGVDPSEVDQVIMGNVISANLGQAPARQAARKAGLPDTVECTTVNKVCASGTKAIMFGAQAIMLGQSEVVLAGGMESMSNVPYYLDKARFGAKYGHGQMIDGLVRDGLWDPYHNYAMGNAAENTAKEMGFTREQQDEFAIESYTRSAKAAKDGKKKNEIVPVSVESRGKITVIEDDEEYLKVDFAKVPGLKPAFLKEGGTVTAANASTLNDGAAAVLLMSREKAEELGVTPLARIRGFADAEQAPEWFTTSPALAIPKALKHAGLEAKDVDFYEINEAFSVVSLANNKLLSLEGTKVNVYGGAVSLGHPLGASGARIITTLVNVLHNEGGKIGVAGICNGGGGASSIVVEKL; encoded by the coding sequence ATGCAAATCAAAGAAGTAGTCATAGTAGCCGCGGTTCGTACGCCGATTGGCTCGTTTGGTGGCAGCCTTGCCTCATTGTCGGCGACTGAACTTGGCGCAATTGCCTTGAAAGGCGCGCTGGAAAAAGCGGGCGTCGACCCGAGCGAGGTAGACCAGGTGATTATGGGCAACGTTATTTCCGCCAACCTGGGCCAGGCGCCAGCCCGGCAGGCTGCCCGCAAGGCTGGTTTGCCCGACACTGTGGAGTGTACTACCGTAAATAAAGTGTGTGCTTCGGGCACGAAGGCCATTATGTTCGGGGCGCAAGCCATCATGCTAGGCCAGTCGGAAGTGGTGCTGGCGGGCGGCATGGAAAGCATGAGCAACGTGCCCTATTACCTCGATAAAGCTCGTTTCGGGGCAAAATACGGCCACGGCCAGATGATTGATGGCCTTGTGCGCGACGGTCTGTGGGACCCCTACCACAACTATGCCATGGGCAACGCGGCCGAAAACACCGCCAAAGAGATGGGGTTCACGCGTGAGCAGCAAGATGAATTCGCCATCGAATCCTATACCCGCAGCGCGAAGGCGGCCAAAGACGGCAAGAAGAAAAATGAGATAGTACCGGTAAGCGTCGAGAGCCGTGGCAAAATCACGGTTATTGAAGACGACGAGGAGTATCTGAAAGTGGACTTCGCTAAAGTTCCCGGTTTGAAACCCGCCTTTCTAAAAGAAGGTGGCACCGTGACAGCCGCCAACGCTTCTACCCTCAACGATGGCGCCGCCGCCGTACTGCTCATGAGTCGGGAGAAAGCCGAGGAATTAGGCGTCACGCCGCTAGCCCGCATCAGAGGCTTCGCCGATGCCGAACAGGCTCCTGAATGGTTTACGACTTCGCCTGCCCTGGCTATTCCGAAAGCGCTGAAACACGCGGGTCTTGAAGCCAAAGACGTTGATTTCTATGAAATCAATGAGGCATTTTCGGTGGTATCGTTAGCCAACAATAAGTTGTTGAGCTTGGAAGGCACCAAAGTGAACGTGTATGGCGGCGCCGTTTCGCTGGGGCACCCGCTGGGAGCTTCTGGGGCCCGCATCATAACCACATTAGTGAACGTACTGCACAATGAAGGTGGCAAGATTGGCGTTGCTGGAATATGCAATGGCGGCGGTGGCGCAAGCAGTATCGTAGTAGAAAAGCTCTAG